From a single Budorcas taxicolor isolate Tak-1 chromosome X, Takin1.1, whole genome shotgun sequence genomic region:
- the LOC128069405 gene encoding olfactory receptor 1361-like: MLQGNQTISEFFLLGLTAVSEQQQHIFVLFLCMYLVTMVGNLLIILAIVSDAHLHSPMYFFVANLSFTDICFTSTTVPKMLADIQSQSPVISFAGCLTQMYFFMLLVDLDNFLLAAMAYDRYIAICHPLHYAALLSLKRCALLVVTPWVVCNLVSVLHLGLLGLLNFCDQREIPHFFCDLEPILRLACSDTQINDLAILVTGGSVIFIPFTFICVSYCLIGCTVLRIPSAKGKWKTFSTCGSHFLAVSLFYGSISGVYFLPSSAYSAERDKVAAVMYTVVTPMMNPFIYSLRNKDMKGAVRRLLIRKTYFWRW, translated from the coding sequence ATGCTCCAAGGAAACCAAACTATCTCTGAATTTTTCCTCCTGGGACTCACAGCGGTGTCAGAACAGCAGCAGCACATCTTTGTGCTGTTTTTGTGCATGTATCTGGTTACCATGGTGGGAAATTTACTTATCATTCTGGCTATTGTCAGTGATGCCCACCTCCACAGTCCCATGTACTTCTTCGTTGCCAATCTATCCTTCACCGACATCTGCTTCACATCTACTACAGTCCCCAAAATGTTGGCAGACATCCAAAGCCAGAGCCCAGTCATCTCCTTTGCAGGATGCCTTACACAAATGTACTTTTTTATGTTGCTGGTGGACCTGGACAATTTCCTCTTGGCAGCCATGGCATATGACCGGTACATTGCCATCTGTCACCCACTACACTATGCTGCCTTACTGAGTCTGAAGCGTTGTGCCCTGTTGGTAGTGACTCCATGGGTTGTCTGTAATCTTGTTTCAGTACTTCATCTTGGTCTGCTGGGCCTCTTGAATTTCTGTGATCAGAGAGAAATTCCACACTTCTTCTGTGACTTGGAACCCATCTTAAGGCTGGCTTGTTCAGACACCCAGATCAACGACTTGGCAATCCTAGTGACTGGGGGATCAGTTATCTTCATTCCATTCACCTTCATTTGTGTCTCCTATTGCCTTATTGGTTGCACTGTACTTAGGATTCCTTCAGCCAAGGGGAAGTGGAAAACATTCTCCACTTGTGGCTCCCATTTCTTAGCTGTGTCCCTCTTCTATGGCTCTATCAGTGGGGTCTACTTTCTTCCCTCTTCTGCCTACTCAGCAGAAAGGGATAAGGTGGCTGCCGTCATGTATACAGTGGTGACTCCCATGATGAACCCCTTCATCTATAGTCTAAGGAACAAGGACATGAAGGGAGCTGTGAGGAGACTACTTATCAGGAAAACCTATTTCTGGAGATGGTGA